A stretch of Prinia subflava isolate CZ2003 ecotype Zambia chromosome 14, Cam_Psub_1.2, whole genome shotgun sequence DNA encodes these proteins:
- the SHQ1 gene encoding protein SHQ1 homolog isoform X2: MITPAFELTQDPDFLTVKIRVPYAKASEFDIYFEGDDFKFYAKPYFLRLTLPGRIVEDGREKASYNTDEGTFTIQLPKEVPGQYFEGLDMLTSLLAPKKSRSAKPLVEEMDTAASAELSEENEEEFDWEMEQIPYEECTAPLQHPYGFGNLRSGVFQRLQDELSDVIDIKDPDQTPAEERRRKRLAAEAAKFEPDHYLADFFEDEAIKHLLKYKPWWIDAHKKMTALQGESHQEHDSPAFVVFSEEEREQMRKFTNKSYLLDKRSRHHVYLGLIDILLAYCYEIRVNEGEKNVESSWNIRKLSATLCWLESFSSIHDVLVSFGRRVLCYPLYRHFELVTRACSDTVMILQLGKAAVLKCLLNIHKIFMESDPAYILNDLFITDYCIWIQKVKKRNVYVALNFRIKAGRSSQFKTDSTCEAFPAAWNIDLWAVAVAPIDY, from the exons ATGATAACTCCAGCTTTTGAACTGACCCAGGATCCAGATTTTCTTACAGTAAAAATCAGAGTGCCTTATGCCAAAGCTTCAGAGtttgacatttattttgaaGGGGATGATTTCAAATTTTATGCTAAGCCATACTTTCTCAG ATTGACACTTCCTGGAAGAATTGTAGAGGATGGCAGAGAAAAAGCATCTTATAATACAGATGAAG GTACTTTCACAATTCAGTTGCCCAAGGAGGTTCCTGGCCAATATTTTGAGGGGCTGGACATGCTGACATCTCTTTTAGCACCAAAGAAATCAAGATCAGCAAAACCTTTGGTGGAAGAGATGG acacagctgcttctgctgagcTGTCTGAAGAGAATGAAGAGGAATTTGACTGGGAAATGGAACAGATTCCTTATGAGGAATGCACTGCACCACTGCAGCACCCCTATGGATTTGGGAATTTGCGCTCAGGGGTGTTCCAGAGGCTGCAG GATGAGCTCAGTGACGTTATTGACATTAAGGATCCAGACCAAACCCCTGCAGAGGAACGGAGGAGGAAACGTTtggcagctgaggctgccaaGTTTGAGCCTGATCATTACCT AGCTGATTTTTTTGAAGATGAAGCTATTAAGCATCTTTTAAAGTACAAACCCTGGTGGATTGATGCTCATAAAAAGATGACAGCCTTGCAGGGAGAAAGTCATCAGGAGCATGACAGTCCTGCATTTG ttGTCTTCtctgaggaggagagggagcagatGAGAAAGTTCACAAATAAATCTTACCTCCTGGATAAAAGGAGCCGACACCACGTATATCTTGGATTAATTGATATTCTTCTGGCATATTGCTACGAGATCCGTGTCaatgaaggggaaaagaat GTTGAATCATCTTGGAATATCAGGAAACTGAGTGCAACATTGTGCTGGCTGGAG AGTTTCTCCAGCATCCACGATGTCCTGGTGTCTTTTGGAAGAAGAGTGCTGTGCTATCCCCTGTACAGGCACTTTGAGCTGGTGACACGTGCCTGCAGTGACACAGTCATGATTCTGCAGCTGG ggaaagctgcagttttgAAGTGTCTGCTAAACATTCACAAGATTTTTATGGAGAGTGACCCTGCCTACATCCTTAATGATCTCTTCATTACAGACTATTGCATCTGGATCCAGAAAGTCAA GAAGAGGAATGTTTATGTAGCACTTAACTTCAGGATAAAGGCTGGAAGGAGCTCCCAGTTCAAAACTGACAGCACATGCGAAGCATTCCCAGCTGCATGGAACATTGATTTATGGGCTGTAGCAGTTGCACCAATTGATTATTAA
- the SHQ1 gene encoding protein SHQ1 homolog isoform X3, translating into MITPAFELTQDPDFLTVKIRVPYAKASEFDIYFEGDDFKFYAKPYFLRLTLPGRIVEDGREKASYNTDEGTFTIQLPKEVPGQYFEGLDMLTSLLAPKKSRSAKPLVEEMDTAASAELSEENEEEFDWEMEQIPYEECTAPLQHPYGFGNLRSGVFQRLQDELSDVIDIKDPDQTPAEERRRKRLAAEAAKFEPDHYLADFFEDEAIKHLLKYKPWWIDAHKKMTALQGESHQEHDSPAFVVFSEEEREQMRKFTNKSYLLDKRSRHHVYLGLIDILLAYCYEIRVNEGEKNVESSWNIRKLSATLCWLESFSSIHDVLVSFGRRVLCYPLYRHFELVTRACSDTVMILQLGKAAVLKCLLNIHKIFMESDPAYILNDLFITDYCIWIQKVNIL; encoded by the exons ATGATAACTCCAGCTTTTGAACTGACCCAGGATCCAGATTTTCTTACAGTAAAAATCAGAGTGCCTTATGCCAAAGCTTCAGAGtttgacatttattttgaaGGGGATGATTTCAAATTTTATGCTAAGCCATACTTTCTCAG ATTGACACTTCCTGGAAGAATTGTAGAGGATGGCAGAGAAAAAGCATCTTATAATACAGATGAAG GTACTTTCACAATTCAGTTGCCCAAGGAGGTTCCTGGCCAATATTTTGAGGGGCTGGACATGCTGACATCTCTTTTAGCACCAAAGAAATCAAGATCAGCAAAACCTTTGGTGGAAGAGATGG acacagctgcttctgctgagcTGTCTGAAGAGAATGAAGAGGAATTTGACTGGGAAATGGAACAGATTCCTTATGAGGAATGCACTGCACCACTGCAGCACCCCTATGGATTTGGGAATTTGCGCTCAGGGGTGTTCCAGAGGCTGCAG GATGAGCTCAGTGACGTTATTGACATTAAGGATCCAGACCAAACCCCTGCAGAGGAACGGAGGAGGAAACGTTtggcagctgaggctgccaaGTTTGAGCCTGATCATTACCT AGCTGATTTTTTTGAAGATGAAGCTATTAAGCATCTTTTAAAGTACAAACCCTGGTGGATTGATGCTCATAAAAAGATGACAGCCTTGCAGGGAGAAAGTCATCAGGAGCATGACAGTCCTGCATTTG ttGTCTTCtctgaggaggagagggagcagatGAGAAAGTTCACAAATAAATCTTACCTCCTGGATAAAAGGAGCCGACACCACGTATATCTTGGATTAATTGATATTCTTCTGGCATATTGCTACGAGATCCGTGTCaatgaaggggaaaagaat GTTGAATCATCTTGGAATATCAGGAAACTGAGTGCAACATTGTGCTGGCTGGAG AGTTTCTCCAGCATCCACGATGTCCTGGTGTCTTTTGGAAGAAGAGTGCTGTGCTATCCCCTGTACAGGCACTTTGAGCTGGTGACACGTGCCTGCAGTGACACAGTCATGATTCTGCAGCTGG ggaaagctgcagttttgAAGTGTCTGCTAAACATTCACAAGATTTTTATGGAGAGTGACCCTGCCTACATCCTTAATGATCTCTTCATTACAGACTATTGCATCTGGATCCAGAAAGTCAA CATTCTCTGA